A region of Paractinoplanes abujensis DNA encodes the following proteins:
- a CDS encoding maleylpyruvate isomerase family mycothiol-dependent enzyme yields MEFPELLRLIDERSAAFTAAVASAPSLDAPVPSCPGWTLSDLSRHLTEGRRKWAVIVAAGPADAPPPAELWAGDGPLAPATRELLDALRTAGPDKACWTWWGDSQSPQTTGAAARHQLQEIAVHTYDAQLTAGAPQPLPEAVALDGVDEFVTTCVATTSPWPHEPAVLDYRATEGGAWRLTFSADGARAVPPGDEPADVTVTGSASDLVLLCYGRIGPDAVKIDGDRRVVDRLIAWEPE; encoded by the coding sequence GTGGAATTTCCTGAACTGCTGCGCCTGATCGACGAGCGGTCGGCGGCCTTCACCGCCGCCGTCGCCTCCGCCCCGAGCCTCGACGCGCCCGTGCCGAGCTGTCCCGGGTGGACGCTGAGCGACCTGTCGCGGCATCTGACCGAGGGCCGGCGCAAGTGGGCGGTCATCGTCGCGGCCGGCCCCGCCGACGCTCCCCCGCCCGCCGAGCTCTGGGCGGGCGACGGTCCGCTGGCCCCGGCCACCCGGGAACTGCTGGACGCGCTGCGGACGGCCGGGCCGGACAAGGCCTGCTGGACGTGGTGGGGTGACTCGCAGTCGCCGCAGACCACCGGGGCCGCCGCCCGGCACCAGCTGCAGGAGATCGCCGTGCACACGTACGACGCCCAGCTCACCGCGGGCGCCCCGCAACCGCTGCCCGAGGCGGTCGCGCTCGACGGGGTCGACGAGTTCGTGACCACGTGCGTCGCGACGACGAGCCCGTGGCCGCACGAGCCCGCCGTCCTCGACTACCGGGCCACCGAGGGCGGCGCGTGGCGTCTCACCTTCTCGGCCGATGGCGCCCGCGCGGTGCCGCCCGGCGACGAACCGGCCGACGTCACCGTCACCGGCTCGGCCAGCGACCTGGTGTTGCTGTGTTACGGCCGGATCGGCCCGGACGCGGTGAAGATCGACGGCGACCGGCGGGTGGTCGACCGGCTCATCGCGTGGGAGCCGGAGTAA
- a CDS encoding SDR family oxidoreductase, giving the protein MNQALDGRTVLVTGANGGLGEHFVRQAVQRGAAKVYAAARTGKEWNDTRIVPLTLDLTSPDDAERVAAEARDVNLLINNAAVAPVGDSITGPEEALRQIFETNFFGTVRLARAFTPVLAAHGGGTLLNVLSSAAWVPVPTGYGASKAALWSATNALRFQLRAQGTQVVALLVGMIDTPMSARWDVPKVSPESVVAQAYDAVADGSIEVLADDQTRYLKSRLNTKAEELYPWLGEQLAGFEA; this is encoded by the coding sequence ATGAACCAGGCACTCGACGGCCGTACGGTGCTCGTGACCGGGGCCAACGGCGGTCTCGGCGAGCACTTCGTGCGCCAGGCCGTCCAGCGCGGCGCGGCCAAGGTCTACGCCGCCGCCCGTACGGGGAAGGAATGGAATGACACGCGCATCGTGCCGCTCACCCTGGACCTGACCAGCCCCGACGACGCCGAGCGGGTGGCCGCGGAGGCGCGCGACGTCAACCTGCTGATCAACAACGCGGCCGTCGCGCCGGTGGGTGACTCCATCACCGGCCCGGAGGAGGCGCTGCGGCAGATCTTCGAGACCAACTTCTTCGGTACGGTCCGGCTCGCGCGCGCCTTCACGCCGGTGCTCGCGGCCCACGGCGGCGGCACGCTGCTCAACGTCCTGTCCTCGGCCGCCTGGGTGCCCGTCCCGACCGGTTACGGCGCCTCCAAGGCGGCCCTGTGGTCGGCCACCAACGCCCTGCGCTTCCAGTTGCGGGCCCAGGGGACCCAGGTCGTCGCCCTGCTCGTCGGCATGATCGACACTCCGATGTCGGCCCGCTGGGACGTGCCCAAGGTGAGCCCCGAAAGCGTGGTCGCGCAGGCCTACGACGCCGTGGCCGACGGCTCGATCGAGGTGCTGGCCGACGACCAGACCCGCTACCTCAAGTCGCGCCTCAACACCAAGGCCGAGGAGCTCTACCCGTGGCTCGGCGAGCAGCTGGCCGGCTTCGAGGCATAG
- a CDS encoding flavin-containing monooxygenase, with amino-acid sequence MADVTVLGAGAAGLAVAAQLKGRGVSCVVLERGPGVATSWRGRYDRLRLHTVRGLSGLPGMPIPRAYGRWVRRDDLVRYLEAYAERFGLDVRTGTAVEHIKPGDGRWSLQLADGSEHVTGTLIVATGYLHTPEVPQWPGLSSWTGRLIHSAEYRNAQPFQGRDVLVVGPGNSGAEIATDLAEGGAASVSLAIRTPPHIVRRSTAGWPAQLNGLLLGGVLPEPVFNAIAATMARAEVPNLSPYGLERPTEGLKTRLRTQRYVPLQDVGIVRDIVSGRVKPVAAVQGFTESSVLLADGSTTEPDVVVAATGYGTGLREMFDDPSLFDETGVPLVHGGAAARPGLYFMGYDVTLGGMLRQLAIESRRVARAVVPTAQTRRGS; translated from the coding sequence ATGGCGGACGTGACAGTGCTCGGTGCGGGGGCCGCGGGGCTCGCGGTGGCGGCTCAGCTCAAGGGGCGTGGCGTCAGCTGCGTCGTGCTCGAGCGCGGCCCCGGGGTGGCCACCAGCTGGCGCGGCCGCTACGACCGGCTGCGCCTGCACACCGTGCGCGGGCTGTCCGGGCTGCCCGGCATGCCGATCCCCCGGGCCTACGGCCGCTGGGTGCGCCGCGACGATTTGGTGCGCTACTTGGAGGCGTACGCGGAACGTTTCGGTCTCGACGTGCGCACCGGCACGGCAGTCGAACACATCAAACCCGGCGACGGCCGCTGGTCGCTGCAACTCGCCGACGGCAGCGAACACGTCACGGGCACATTGATCGTCGCCACCGGCTATCTGCACACGCCGGAGGTGCCGCAATGGCCCGGCCTGTCGTCGTGGACGGGCCGGCTGATCCATTCCGCGGAATACCGCAATGCGCAACCCTTCCAGGGCCGCGACGTGCTCGTGGTCGGCCCCGGGAACAGCGGTGCCGAAATCGCCACGGACCTGGCCGAGGGCGGCGCCGCTTCGGTCAGCCTGGCCATCCGCACGCCACCGCACATCGTCCGCCGCTCCACCGCGGGCTGGCCGGCGCAGCTGAACGGCCTGCTCCTGGGCGGCGTCCTCCCCGAGCCGGTCTTCAACGCGATCGCCGCCACCATGGCCAGAGCCGAGGTGCCAAACCTTTCCCCGTACGGGCTCGAACGCCCCACCGAGGGCCTCAAGACGCGCCTGCGCACGCAGCGCTACGTGCCGCTGCAAGACGTGGGAATCGTCCGCGACATCGTGTCCGGCCGGGTGAAGCCGGTCGCCGCAGTGCAAGGCTTCACGGAATCCTCCGTGCTGCTGGCCGACGGTTCCACCACGGAGCCGGACGTCGTGGTGGCGGCCACGGGCTACGGCACCGGATTGCGCGAGATGTTCGACGACCCATCACTGTTCGACGAGACCGGAGTGCCGCTCGTGCACGGAGGTGCAGCGGCCCGGCCGGGGCTGTACTTCATGGGCTACGACGTGACCCTGGGCGGCATGCTGCGCCAGCTGGCCATCGAGTCGCGGCGGGTGGCCCGGGCCGTTGTTCCCACGGCTCAGACCCGGCGTGGGTCGTAA
- a CDS encoding TetR/AcrR family transcriptional regulator translates to MATARPLRADAQRNRDAILAAARATFDAEGVLASLDGIALRAGVGNATLYRNFPTRDDLLAAVMQSSIADALAEADELARTRTPRDALAEWLIRLTWQLRIWHDLPYCLASAHCDDDSPMKPAADPLLVKTGELLAAAQPSGPVTADEVYELVLALSWAVDRFRDDEAGARHRVSLATAGILGSA, encoded by the coding sequence ATGGCTACAGCCCGCCCGCTGCGCGCCGACGCCCAGCGCAACCGGGACGCGATCCTGGCCGCGGCCCGCGCGACGTTCGACGCCGAGGGCGTGCTGGCCTCGCTCGACGGCATCGCCCTGCGGGCCGGCGTCGGCAACGCCACGCTCTACCGCAACTTTCCGACCCGCGACGACTTGCTGGCCGCGGTCATGCAGTCGAGCATCGCCGACGCGCTGGCCGAGGCCGACGAGCTGGCCCGCACCCGCACCCCGCGCGACGCGCTGGCCGAATGGCTGATCCGGCTCACGTGGCAGCTGCGCATCTGGCACGACCTGCCGTACTGCCTGGCCTCCGCGCACTGCGACGACGACTCCCCCATGAAGCCCGCCGCCGACCCGCTGCTGGTCAAGACCGGCGAGTTGCTCGCGGCGGCCCAGCCGTCCGGGCCGGTCACCGCCGACGAGGTGTACGAGCTGGTGCTGGCCCTGTCGTGGGCGGTCGACCGGTTCCGCGACGACGAGGCGGGCGCGCGCCACCGGGTTTCCCTGGCCACCGCGGGGATCCTGGGTTCCGCCTGA
- a CDS encoding ATP-binding protein yields the protein MRREVAPQQINTAGEAATLLAVQNGDLHIHQRIGTHFIDELSFGAVAVPDGEMPSRLLNAGNRVVDFTGRTRELADLAAWLEGGAAMAVRLLHGGAGQGKTRLAHRFAELAHGAGWITVRARHSRDAVVQPVEVAAGTALVAQKPLLVLVDYAERWPLSDLLALLLDRRLHTGRALRVLLLARPLGNWWDLLTYRLSDTLGVHADSLELAPAQVGAAEVFEVARRCFARALDVAVPGHPVPAVEGSFLTVHMAALAHVLAVRHGEEPPTDPAQLSAYLLSRERHHWQSMYDNDRRVESPPPVMGRAVYVAALIRSLDYASALPVLRALAVVDGVGDAGRLLEDHAMCYPPLDPDTVLEPLYPDRLAEDFVALQTPGHDIGGFRPDPWAKGALGELLAHDARSAATALPMLVEAARRWPHLATSQLVPVLRERPELAVRAGSAALSAIAGAPAMPLDVLAAIESAFPPEPPADLHAGIAAITERLARELAGHTDDPVRAGALAVKLGWRLCESGRVRDGINLLHEAVGLARRPPARVAQRELALRSLGRACTRVKDWAGAADALGEAVELWDDGCTPAAEDIAGCLADLSLALWNQGRGTSSLSIRHRAIAQLRRLVAVDGRHRLTLIRVLVQQAEQLRRGDRRPDALEALTEALDLLQAVAGNAGAGLERDFAATLLGRAMTEHSLRHDQEAAFAVASAVAVYRRLAAVNVCYDKELAQALQTEAQILADQMRWREAFAAQAETIAIHRRLIRISAERHERDLVQALIKFARFSLRSGMHTQDALAALDEVIERARASRFDSVRDRLILTARTLGAEILDVAGSQTEANAMRGQRRRPDPAPPRPPSPQASIDVAQTARSLISKPPYTARFRLEKLSPDEAAAVIVAMRPQLDWFELMFSGFYPDQRLAIVRCLVEDNKLLDNTVVVGYMARLIRDAEVGNLVRILRWATPEVAAVVVDFISRPKTYEPVYRAEIRTREVLRRLGYDPRRV from the coding sequence ATGAGGCGTGAGGTCGCGCCTCAGCAGATCAACACCGCGGGCGAGGCCGCCACGCTGCTGGCCGTGCAGAACGGCGACCTGCACATCCACCAGCGGATCGGCACGCACTTCATCGACGAGCTGTCGTTCGGGGCCGTGGCCGTGCCGGACGGTGAAATGCCCAGCCGGCTGCTCAACGCGGGCAACCGGGTCGTCGACTTCACCGGCCGCACCCGCGAGCTGGCCGACCTGGCGGCGTGGCTCGAAGGCGGGGCGGCGATGGCGGTCCGGCTGCTGCACGGCGGCGCCGGGCAGGGCAAGACCCGGCTGGCGCACCGGTTCGCCGAGCTGGCCCACGGCGCCGGGTGGATCACCGTGCGGGCCCGGCACAGCCGCGACGCCGTGGTGCAACCGGTCGAGGTGGCCGCCGGCACCGCCCTCGTGGCGCAGAAACCACTGCTCGTCCTGGTCGACTACGCCGAACGCTGGCCGCTCTCCGACCTGCTGGCGTTGCTGCTCGACCGCCGGCTGCACACCGGCCGCGCGTTGCGCGTGCTGCTGCTGGCCCGGCCGCTGGGCAACTGGTGGGACTTGCTGACCTACCGGCTCTCGGACACGCTGGGCGTGCACGCCGACAGCCTCGAACTGGCCCCGGCCCAGGTCGGTGCGGCGGAAGTGTTCGAGGTTGCGCGAAGGTGTTTCGCGCGCGCCCTCGACGTGGCGGTGCCCGGTCATCCGGTGCCGGCGGTCGAGGGTTCGTTCCTGACCGTGCACATGGCGGCGCTGGCCCATGTGCTGGCCGTCCGGCACGGCGAGGAGCCACCGACCGACCCCGCCCAGTTGTCGGCCTACCTGTTGTCGCGCGAACGCCATCACTGGCAGTCGATGTACGACAACGACCGCCGCGTCGAGTCGCCCCCGCCGGTGATGGGCCGCGCGGTGTACGTGGCTGCGCTGATCCGGTCCCTCGACTACGCGTCCGCCCTGCCCGTGCTGCGGGCGTTGGCGGTCGTCGACGGGGTCGGCGACGCCGGCCGGCTGCTCGAGGACCATGCGATGTGCTACCCGCCGCTCGACCCCGACACCGTGCTGGAACCGCTCTACCCCGACCGGCTGGCCGAGGATTTCGTGGCCCTGCAGACCCCCGGTCACGACATCGGCGGGTTCCGGCCGGACCCCTGGGCCAAGGGCGCACTCGGCGAACTGCTCGCCCACGACGCGCGCAGTGCCGCCACGGCCCTGCCGATGCTGGTCGAGGCGGCCCGGCGCTGGCCCCACTTGGCGACCAGCCAGCTGGTGCCGGTGCTGCGGGAACGACCCGAGCTGGCCGTACGGGCCGGGTCGGCCGCGCTGTCGGCGATCGCCGGCGCCCCGGCCATGCCGCTGGACGTGCTGGCCGCGATCGAGTCCGCGTTCCCGCCCGAACCACCGGCCGACCTGCACGCGGGCATCGCCGCGATCACCGAGCGCCTGGCCCGCGAGCTGGCCGGCCACACCGACGATCCCGTACGGGCGGGGGCGCTCGCCGTCAAGCTGGGCTGGCGGCTCTGCGAATCGGGCCGGGTCCGCGACGGCATCAACCTGCTGCACGAGGCGGTCGGCCTGGCTCGGCGACCACCCGCCCGGGTTGCGCAACGGGAACTGGCGCTGCGCAGCCTCGGCCGGGCCTGTACCCGCGTCAAGGACTGGGCCGGGGCCGCGGACGCTCTCGGTGAGGCGGTCGAGCTGTGGGACGACGGTTGCACGCCGGCGGCCGAGGACATCGCCGGCTGCCTGGCCGACCTGAGCCTCGCGCTGTGGAACCAGGGCCGGGGCACGTCGTCGCTGTCGATCCGGCACCGGGCCATCGCCCAGCTGCGACGGCTGGTCGCGGTGGACGGGCGGCATCGGCTGACACTGATCCGGGTGCTGGTGCAGCAGGCCGAGCAACTGCGCCGCGGCGACCGCCGTCCGGACGCGCTCGAGGCCTTGACCGAGGCCTTGGACCTCCTGCAGGCGGTGGCCGGGAACGCGGGTGCGGGCCTCGAACGGGACTTCGCCGCGACGCTGCTCGGGCGGGCCATGACCGAGCATTCGCTGCGTCACGACCAGGAGGCCGCCTTCGCGGTGGCGAGCGCGGTGGCGGTGTACCGGCGACTGGCCGCGGTGAACGTCTGTTACGACAAGGAACTGGCTCAGGCACTCCAGACGGAGGCCCAGATCCTGGCCGATCAGATGCGGTGGCGAGAGGCGTTCGCGGCGCAGGCCGAGACCATCGCGATTCACCGGCGCCTGATCAGGATCAGCGCCGAACGCCACGAGCGCGACCTCGTGCAGGCACTGATCAAGTTCGCTCGGTTCTCGCTCCGGTCCGGGATGCACACCCAGGACGCGCTGGCGGCGCTGGACGAAGTGATCGAGAGAGCCCGCGCGTCTCGTTTCGACAGCGTTCGTGACCGGCTGATCCTGACCGCGCGCACACTCGGCGCCGAGATCCTCGACGTGGCCGGTAGTCAGACGGAGGCCAACGCGATGCGTGGTCAACGACGCCGGCCGGACCCGGCGCCACCCCGGCCTCCCTCGCCGCAGGCTTCGATCGATGTTGCGCAGACGGCCCGTTCGCTCATCAGCAAGCCGCCCTACACCGCTCGTTTCCGGCTGGAGAAGTTGTCTCCGGACGAGGCCGCCGCTGTCATCGTCGCGATGAGGCCTCAGCTCGACTGGTTCGAGCTGATGTTCAGCGGGTTCTATCCGGACCAGCGGCTCGCGATCGTCAGATGTCTCGTCGAGGACAACAAGCTGCTGGACAACACTGTGGTGGTGGGCTACATGGCACGCCTGATCCGGGACGCAGAGGTGGGTAACCTCGTGCGGATTCTGCGCTGGGCCACGCCGGAGGTCGCCGCGGTCGTTGTCGACTTCATCTCCCGGCCGAAGACCTACGAACCTGTCTACAGGGCGGAGATACGAACCCGGGAAGTTCTGCGGCGGCTCGGTTACGACCCACGCCGGGTCTGA